The sequence below is a genomic window from Variovorax paradoxus B4.
GTCGTCGACACCGGTGCCGGCCTCGGCGTACTTGAGGATGGCTTCGCGGATCGTCAGGCGCTCGAAAGGCTGGGTCAGGTCGACCGGCTTGCCCTGGTAGGTGAGCTGCTGCGTGCCCACGGCCTTGTCGGCGATGGTGCGGATCAGCGTTTCGGTGAAGTCCATCAGGTCGCGGTAGTTCCAGTAGGCCGCGTAGAACTCCATCATCGTGAACTCGGGGTTGTGCCGCACCGAGATGCCCTCGTTGCGGTAGCTCCGGTTGATTTCGAACACGCGCTCGAAGCCGCCGACGATCAGGCGCTTGAGGTAGAGCTCGGGCGCGATGCGCAGGAACATCTCCTGGTCGAGCGCGTTGTGGTGCGTCTTGAAGGGCTTGGCATTCGCGCCGCCGGGAATGGGGTGCAGCATCGGCGTTTCGACTTCGAGGAAGTCGTGGGCCACCATGAACTCGCGCAGTGCACTCACGGCCTTGCTGCGCGCGGTGAAGCGCACGCGGGCGGTTTCGTCGGTGATCAGGTCGACGTAGCGCTGGCGGTATTTCTGCTCCTGGTCGGCCATGCCGTGGAACTTGTCGGGCAGCGGGCGCAGGCTCTTGGTGAGCAGGCGCAGCTTCGTGACCTTGACCGACAGCTCGCCGGTCTTGGTCTTCATCAGCATGCCTTCGGCACCCACGATGTCGCCGAGGTCCCAGCGCTTGAACTCGGCATAGGCTTCCTCGCCGATGGCATCGCGCGTGACGTAGAGCTGGATGCGGCTGGTCGCATCCTGCACCGTTGCAAAACTGGCCTTGCCCATCACGCGCTTGAGCATCATGCGGCCGGCCACGCTCACGGAAATGGCTTGCGCCTCGAGGGCTTCGGCATCGACGGCGCCATGCATCTCGATCAGCGCGGCGGCGCGATGGCCCGGCTTGAAGTCGTTCGGAAATGCGACACCCTTGCCCTCGGCCTGCGCGGCGCGCATCAGCTTGAGCTTTTCGCGGCGTTCCGCGATGAGCTGGTTGTCGTCGACGGCGGGCGCGGGGGCTGGAGCCGCGGCGGGCGTGGGAATGGAGGGGATCAGGTGGTCGGACATGGAGAGCGGATGGGGCGCAACAGAAGCGTGCGCAACCCGGCATTTTAGCCGATCGGGGTCGAATGAAACCGGCCTCCAGTGCCCGTCAATCCTGCGTGAAATGCTATGAAAAAAGTAGCAACCTATTCAGTGATGCCCGCACGTGCCAGCAGATCGCTGACCAGTTCGAGCCGCATCAGCGGACTGTCGAGTTCCATGAGCCGCTGCCGCAGTTCGAGTTGCATGGGCACCAATTCGCACCAGCGGTTGGCGACCCAGCCGCAATCGTTGAACTGGTAGGGCTCGCCGATGGGCAGGCGCACGGTTTCGGCGCCCTGCGCGCGGCGGCGTTCTTCGAGGGTGTCGACCAGACGCCGCAGCGCCGTGGCGGTGTGCTGGAGGTCGTCGGGAATCTCGAGCGCCGTGTCTTCGATCACGGCTTCCACTTCGGCAACCCACAAGCCGTATTTCTGCAGTTCGGTGGCGCGCACCCGGAAACGCTGCGTGCCGACGCACTCGATCTGCAGCAGGCCGCTTTGCGGCGAATCGAATTCGCGGATGACCGCCAGCGTGCCGACGGCGGCGAAGCTTTCCGCCTCGGCGCCGGCCTTGCGCACTTCGCTGCCGCTCGTGAGGCTGACCACGCCGAAGGGCGCGTCGGCCTTGCGGCATTTGCCGATCATGTCCAGGTAACGTACTTCGAAAATACGCAGTGGAAGCACGCCGCCCGGAAACAGGACCGTGCCGAGCGGGAACAATGGCAGTGAATGCAAAAGGGGCTGTGTCGTCATCGAGGAACCTTGCATGGCTATCATCGCATTCCCCTCACGACCGCGCCCCATGCTCTACCAGATCCCCTCGTTCCTTCTCGACGTGATCGTCGGCCTGCTCGGCGGCGCCTGCCTGCTGCGCCTCTACATGCAGTACCACCGCGTGCCTTTCGGCAACCCGCTCGGGCGTTTCGTCTTTGCGATCACCGACTGGATCGTGCTGCCGCTGCGCCGCATCGTGCCTTCGGTCAAGCGCTGGGACCTGGCGAGCGCCATCGCGGCCTGGCTGCTGGTGCTGGCGAAGTTCCTGTTGCTGTGGCTGCTGATCGGCAACCTGGGCCGGATTGCCACCTTGCCGCTGGTCTCGCTGGTGGGGCTGCTGCAGCTGGCGATTTCAGGCCTGACCGCGCTGCTGGTGGTCTATGCCGTGCTGTCGTGGATACCGGGGGCGTCGCCGATGCTGCTCGACCTCATTTCCCGGCTGGCCGAACCGCTGGTGCGGCCGTTTCGGCGGTTCATTCCGCTGATCGGCGGCGTGGACCTGTCGCCCCTGGCCGCCATCGTGGTGCTGCAGGTGATTGCGATCGTGCTGGGCAACCTGCTGGTCTGGGCCTACCGGCTGGGCGCCTGAGCGATCTCCTGGTCAGCTGACTGCGTCGGCCGGCTGGCGCAGCAGCATCGCGAGGGTGCTCGCAATGGTCTTGCGCAGCTCGCGGCGGTCGCTGATGAAGTCGATCGCGCCCTTGGTCTGCAGGAACTCTGCGCGCTGGAAGCCTTCGGGCAACGTCACGCGCACGGTCGATTCGATCACGCGCGGGCCGGCAAAGCCGATCAGCGCCTTGGGTTCCGCAATGACGACGTCGCCCACGAAGGCGAAGCCGGCCGAGACGCCGCCCATGGTCGGGTCGGTCAGCACGCTGATGTAGGGCAGGCCCTTCTTCGCGAGGCGGGTGAGCGCGGCGTTGGTCTTGGCCATCTGCATCAGCGACAGCAGGCCTTCCTGCATGCGCGCACCGCCCGTGGCGGTGAAGCAGATGAAGGGCACCTTCTGTTCGATGGCCGTCTCGACGCCGCGCACGAAGCGCTCGCCGACCACGCTGCCCATGCTGCCGCCCATGAATTCGAACTCGAAGCAGGCCACGACCACGCTGATGCTGTGGACCGAGCCGCCCATGACGACCAGTGCGTCGGTCTCGCCCGTGTTCTCGAGCGCTTCCTTGAGCCGTTCGGGGTACTTGCGGCTGTCCTTGAACTTGAGCGCGTCCACCGGCAGCACTTCCTGGCCGATTTCGTAGCGGCCCTCGGCGTCGAGGAAGGCGTCGAGGCGCGCACGGGCGCCGATGCGGTGGTGGTGGCTGCAGCTCGGGCAGACGTTCTGGTTGTGCTCGAGGTCGGTCTTGTAGAGAACGGTCTCGCAGGCGGGGCATTTGATCCACAGGCCCTCGGGCACCTGGCGGCGCTCCGACGGGTCGGTTTGTGCGATCTTGGCGGGTAGCAGTTTTTCAAGCCAGCTCATAGGACTCCGAATTAGCTCCCCTCTGCCGCAATGCGGCAGAGGGGCTGGGGGGTGAGGGCAACGGCGATTATCGGCCAGCCGCGTTCTTGGGGGTAGCCGCCGGCAGGGCATCGAGCGCTTCGCGGATGCCGGCGAGGAATTCGCGCACCGCAGGCACCACCTTTTCGCGTGGCTGTCCGTCGATCAGCTGGATGATCCTGGTGCCGATCACGACCGCGTCGGCGGCCGAACCCACGGCCTGGGCCGTGCGCGCGTCGCGGATGCCGAAGCCCACGCCCACCGGAATGCTCACGTGCTCGCGGATGCGCGGGATCATCCGGCCGACCGCTTCGGTGTCGAGGTGGCCGGCGCCCGTCACGCCCTTGAGCGACACGTAGTAGACATAGCCGCTCGCGATGCGCGCGACCTGGGCCATGCGCTCGCTGGTGCTGGTGGGGGCCAAGAGGAAGATCAGGTCGATGCCTGCGGCCTTGAGATCGGCTGCGAAGTCCTCGCACTCCTCCGGCGGGTAGTCGACCACCAGGAGGCCGTCGACGCCTGCGGCCGACGCATCGCGGATGAAGGCCTTCTTGCCGTGCACGAGGTCGTAGCGCTCGACCGGATTCGCATAGCCCATCAGCACCACGGGCGTGGTCGGGTCCTTCTGGCGGAAGGCGGCCACCATGGCGAGCACCTGCTTCATGCCGACGCCCAGGGCCAGCGCCGCCTCGCCGGCCTTCTGGATCACCGGGCCATCGGCCATCGGGTCGGAAAACGGCACGCCGAGCTCGATCACGTCGGCACCCGCCTCGACCATGCCGTGCATCAGCTCGGGCGTGATGTCGGCAAAGGGGAAGCCGGCCGTGACGTAGGGAATCAGGGCGCGGCGGCCTTGCGACTGGAGTGTCTTGAAGGTAGCGGCAATGCGGCTCATCACTTGCCTCCCTTCACGCTCAGGCCGCGCATCGAGGGCCGGTCGTAGAAGTCGACGCCCGACAGGTCGGCCACGGTGCCGATGTCCTTGTCGCCGCGCCCCGAGAGGTTCACCAGGATCGACTGGTCCGGCCGCATGGTCTTCGCGAGTTTCATGGCATAGGCCACGGCGTGGCTCGATTCGAGGGCCGGAATGATGCCTTCGGTGCGACACAGGTAGTGAAAGGCTTCGAGCGCCTCGGTGTCGGTGATGCCGACGTACTCGGCGCGGCCGATGTCGGCCAGGTACGCGTGCTCGGGGCCCACGCCCGGATAGTCGAGGCCGGCGCTGATGCTGTGCGTTTCGGTCACCTGGCCGTCCTCGTTCTGCAGCAGGTAGGTGCGGTTGCCGTGCAGCACGCCCGGGCTGCCGCGCAGGATCGACGCCGAGTGCTTGCCGCTGTCGAGCCCTTCGCCCGCAGCCTCCACGCCGATGAGTCGGGTGCTGGCGAACGGAATGTAGGGATGGAAGATGCCCATCGCGTTGCTGCCGCCGCCCACGCAGGCCACCACCACATCGGGCTGCCTGCCTTCGGCCTCGCCGGTGATGCCCTGGGCCGCGAGCATGGCGGGCATCTGGTCGATGCACTCGGTGCCGATCACGCTCTGGAAGTCGCGCACCATGGTCGGGTAGGGGTGCGGGCCGGCCACGGTGCCGATGATATAGAAGGTGTTCTCCACGTTCGTGACCCAGTCGCGCATCGCCTCGTTGAGCGCGTCCTTCAGCGTCTTGCTGCCCGACTCCACCGGCACCACGGTGGCGCCCAGCAGGTTCATGCGGTAGACGTTGGGGCTCTGGCGCTTCACGTCCTGGCTGCCCATGTAGACCACGCATTCGAGGCCGTAGCGCGCGCAGATGGTGGCGGTGGCCACGCCATGCTGGCCGGCGCCGGTTTCGGCGATCACGCGGGGCTTGCCCATGCGGCGCGCGAGCATCGCCTGGCCGATCACGTTGTTGATCTTGTGCGCGCCGGTGTGGTTGAGGTCCTCGCGCTTCAGGTAGATCTGGGCGCCGCCCATCTCGCGGCTGGTGCGCGCGGCATGGTAGACCGGCGAGGGCCGGCCGACGAAGTGCTTCAGCTCGTAGTGGAACTCGGCGAGGAACGCCGGGTCGTCCTTGTACTTCGCGTACGCGTCGCGCAGCTCGTTGATCGCGTGGGTGAGCGTTTCGCTCGCGAAGGTGCCGCCGTAGTTGCCGAAGTGGCCGGTGGCGTCGGGTTGCTGGTAATCCTGGATATGGCTTTGCATGGTTCTCGATCGTTGGGCCGCAGCCCGAAATCACGATCGGGTGCGGCAGCTAACTGGAGAAGGACGCGTCGGCAGCTCTGACTGCTGCGACGAATTGCCGGATCTTTCCGGCGTCCTTCAGGCCCTTGTTCCCGGGACCGTCGATTTCGACGCCCGAGCTCACATCAACGGACAGCGTCTTGCAGCGCGTCCGCAGGATGCGAATGCCATCGCTCACGTTTGCAGGTGTGAGCCCACCACTCAAGACGAGGTGAGCGTCGACGGCGGGTGGAAGAAGTGACCAATCGAATGCCTTGCCGC
It includes:
- the lysS gene encoding lysine--tRNA ligase, with the translated sequence MSDHLIPSIPTPAAAPAPAPAVDDNQLIAERREKLKLMRAAQAEGKGVAFPNDFKPGHRAAALIEMHGAVDAEALEAQAISVSVAGRMMLKRVMGKASFATVQDATSRIQLYVTRDAIGEEAYAEFKRWDLGDIVGAEGMLMKTKTGELSVKVTKLRLLTKSLRPLPDKFHGMADQEQKYRQRYVDLITDETARVRFTARSKAVSALREFMVAHDFLEVETPMLHPIPGGANAKPFKTHHNALDQEMFLRIAPELYLKRLIVGGFERVFEINRSYRNEGISVRHNPEFTMMEFYAAYWNYRDLMDFTETLIRTIADKAVGTQQLTYQGKPVDLTQPFERLTIREAILKYAEAGTGVDDSAWLINALRKLGLSEEKDKLSQRSLASLQVMYFEETVEEKLWQPTFIMEHPTEISPLARANDERPEVTERFELYITGREFGNGFSELNDAEDQAARFNAQVAAKDSGDDEAMFYDHDFVRALEYGMPPTGGCGIGIDRLMMLLTDSPSIRDVILFPALRRES
- a CDS encoding LON peptidase substrate-binding domain-containing protein yields the protein MIAMQGSSMTTQPLLHSLPLFPLGTVLFPGGVLPLRIFEVRYLDMIGKCRKADAPFGVVSLTSGSEVRKAGAEAESFAAVGTLAVIREFDSPQSGLLQIECVGTQRFRVRATELQKYGLWVAEVEAVIEDTALEIPDDLQHTATALRRLVDTLEERRRAQGAETVRLPIGEPYQFNDCGWVANRWCELVPMQLELRQRLMELDSPLMRLELVSDLLARAGITE
- a CDS encoding YggT family protein — encoded protein: MLYQIPSFLLDVIVGLLGGACLLRLYMQYHRVPFGNPLGRFVFAITDWIVLPLRRIVPSVKRWDLASAIAAWLLVLAKFLLLWLLIGNLGRIATLPLVSLVGLLQLAISGLTALLVVYAVLSWIPGASPMLLDLISRLAEPLVRPFRRFIPLIGGVDLSPLAAIVVLQVIAIVLGNLLVWAYRLGA
- the accD gene encoding acetyl-CoA carboxylase, carboxyltransferase subunit beta, encoding MSWLEKLLPAKIAQTDPSERRQVPEGLWIKCPACETVLYKTDLEHNQNVCPSCSHHHRIGARARLDAFLDAEGRYEIGQEVLPVDALKFKDSRKYPERLKEALENTGETDALVVMGGSVHSISVVVACFEFEFMGGSMGSVVGERFVRGVETAIEQKVPFICFTATGGARMQEGLLSLMQMAKTNAALTRLAKKGLPYISVLTDPTMGGVSAGFAFVGDVVIAEPKALIGFAGPRVIESTVRVTLPEGFQRAEFLQTKGAIDFISDRRELRKTIASTLAMLLRQPADAVS
- the trpA gene encoding tryptophan synthase subunit alpha: MSRIAATFKTLQSQGRRALIPYVTAGFPFADITPELMHGMVEAGADVIELGVPFSDPMADGPVIQKAGEAALALGVGMKQVLAMVAAFRQKDPTTPVVLMGYANPVERYDLVHGKKAFIRDASAAGVDGLLVVDYPPEECEDFAADLKAAGIDLIFLLAPTSTSERMAQVARIASGYVYYVSLKGVTGAGHLDTEAVGRMIPRIREHVSIPVGVGFGIRDARTAQAVGSAADAVVIGTRIIQLIDGQPREKVVPAVREFLAGIREALDALPAATPKNAAGR
- the trpB gene encoding tryptophan synthase subunit beta, whose product is MQDYQQPDATGHFGNYGGTFASETLTHAINELRDAYAKYKDDPAFLAEFHYELKHFVGRPSPVYHAARTSREMGGAQIYLKREDLNHTGAHKINNVIGQAMLARRMGKPRVIAETGAGQHGVATATICARYGLECVVYMGSQDVKRQSPNVYRMNLLGATVVPVESGSKTLKDALNEAMRDWVTNVENTFYIIGTVAGPHPYPTMVRDFQSVIGTECIDQMPAMLAAQGITGEAEGRQPDVVVACVGGGSNAMGIFHPYIPFASTRLIGVEAAGEGLDSGKHSASILRGSPGVLHGNRTYLLQNEDGQVTETHSISAGLDYPGVGPEHAYLADIGRAEYVGITDTEALEAFHYLCRTEGIIPALESSHAVAYAMKLAKTMRPDQSILVNLSGRGDKDIGTVADLSGVDFYDRPSMRGLSVKGGK